One genomic region from Natrarchaeobius halalkaliphilus encodes:
- a CDS encoding helicase-related protein, whose amino-acid sequence MTEQPQFVDNRDGNTLSTAINDYLTDLDNTLADNPDLDIVTGYFNPRGYFSVSDGLEHVDQVRLLVGAQPSNEGTERWRQPGEPRDEQYNQKQINESLQSLDFNLKRDRDLLGFSREVDENLQELVNFLRSDSVEVRRHEDRFIHGKAYLFSDHQGVIAGSSNFTGAGLNSNLELNIGAYDPHVTGEVQDWFDDLWAESEEFDLAALYEERFEPYDPYLIYLRVLYERYGEELEEEKDEDGGINLTNFQQDAVRRANRFLEDHRGVIIADEVGLGKTYIAGELLRQYVQQNRQRALVVAPAYLRDGMWTQKAPEWGVQFETVSYAELRRDRQLGGDLNVLNLDVDEYQLVVIDEAHAFRNPGTQQSHALRTLLRGDPPKDVVMLTATPVNNSLWDLYYLLNYFIKNDATFANEGIRSLRERFKTAQSEDPSDLSPDMLFDVLDETTVRRTRRFIKNHYENATMPDGEGGSVRINFPDPNPRRVDYTFSDTFGDAYFEDVARGLAAGDHDESELTLARYRPSYYLEGEEDGSELSLVGLLRTGLLKRFESSSHAFANTLDRMVTQNRAALRLMEEDRFPDPEAIDEWVEMDSDEAFDETLGDVSDGHIPLSAVNADPGQLRADLENDVEILERWRDGAREVERDDDEKLHALRNALQDVVTEAREDAQSEGVDDESVESAFRRNRKVLLFSYYEDTVDWIYEYLEEAVEDSEELSCYEDRIAAVSGDGSKYGVTREKAVHGFAPNSGDAPPDATDEFDILISTDVLAQGVNLQEARTVINYDLPWNPMRVVQRNGRIDRVNSPHSKIFPFTFFPEDRLDDLLELEHRVRQKLTQAARSIGVSGGVIPDMETLNQNFAERVADIGSIQEEDRDFYEEGGGTAAAYSGEEYRQELRKGLETREDQVTSLPWAAGSGFEGDTPGYFFCARIGEEVFMRFLPEEMDEEDDEIVQDTLTCLKRIECTEETERTLPDSMRDRVYDAWETARSDIYKQWQEQTDPLNVQPDIRRLFREVAQHLRENWPDDMTQDELQETVEAVEAPWGRRYERELREIYEDDSLAPVEKSRQLVEKVEDLGLQPFEAPDPLPPIQEDEVKLICWMVVAPEEDEEENDRPQLMSQVTFST is encoded by the coding sequence ATGACTGAGCAACCGCAGTTCGTCGACAACCGGGACGGCAACACGCTCTCGACCGCGATTAACGACTACCTCACGGACCTCGACAACACGCTCGCGGACAATCCCGACCTCGACATCGTTACGGGCTACTTCAATCCGCGTGGGTACTTCTCGGTTTCCGATGGCCTCGAACACGTCGACCAGGTGCGGCTCTTGGTCGGTGCCCAACCAAGCAACGAGGGCACGGAACGCTGGCGACAACCCGGCGAGCCCCGTGACGAGCAGTACAATCAGAAGCAGATCAACGAGTCCCTCCAGTCCCTCGACTTCAACCTCAAACGTGATCGAGACCTACTCGGGTTCTCTCGTGAAGTCGACGAAAACCTCCAAGAGCTGGTCAACTTCCTCCGGAGCGACAGCGTCGAAGTCCGCCGCCACGAGGACCGGTTCATCCACGGAAAGGCGTATCTTTTCTCGGACCACCAGGGCGTCATCGCGGGCTCGTCAAACTTCACCGGCGCGGGCCTGAACTCAAATCTGGAGCTGAACATCGGCGCGTACGACCCCCACGTTACGGGTGAGGTCCAGGACTGGTTCGACGACCTCTGGGCCGAGAGCGAGGAGTTCGACCTCGCTGCACTGTACGAGGAGCGGTTCGAACCCTACGATCCATACCTGATCTACCTACGTGTCCTGTACGAGCGGTACGGCGAGGAGCTGGAAGAGGAGAAAGACGAAGACGGCGGTATCAACCTCACGAACTTCCAGCAAGACGCCGTCAGGCGAGCGAACCGTTTCCTTGAGGATCACCGTGGCGTCATCATTGCCGACGAGGTCGGCCTCGGGAAGACCTACATCGCGGGCGAGCTCCTCCGCCAGTACGTCCAGCAGAACCGACAGCGCGCACTTGTCGTCGCACCCGCGTACCTTCGAGATGGGATGTGGACGCAGAAAGCACCGGAGTGGGGTGTGCAGTTCGAGACGGTGTCGTACGCTGAACTCCGGCGGGATCGGCAACTCGGCGGCGACCTCAACGTACTGAACCTCGACGTCGACGAGTACCAGCTGGTTGTCATCGACGAGGCCCACGCGTTCCGCAACCCCGGAACTCAGCAGTCCCACGCACTTCGCACGCTCCTGCGTGGCGACCCACCGAAGGACGTAGTGATGCTCACGGCGACACCCGTGAACAACTCGCTCTGGGACCTGTACTACCTGCTCAACTACTTTATCAAAAACGACGCGACGTTCGCCAACGAGGGTATCCGGTCGCTCCGCGAGCGGTTCAAGACGGCCCAGTCAGAGGACCCGTCCGACCTGAGTCCCGACATGCTGTTCGACGTCCTCGACGAGACGACCGTCCGGCGGACTCGTCGGTTCATCAAGAATCATTACGAGAATGCGACAATGCCTGATGGCGAGGGCGGCTCGGTTCGGATCAACTTCCCCGACCCCAACCCCCGGCGCGTTGACTACACATTCTCCGACACCTTCGGGGACGCATACTTCGAGGACGTTGCCCGTGGACTGGCCGCAGGCGATCATGACGAGTCCGAGCTGACGCTGGCCCGCTACCGACCGTCGTACTATCTCGAAGGCGAGGAGGACGGCTCAGAGCTCTCCCTCGTTGGCCTGCTACGGACGGGACTGCTCAAGCGGTTTGAGTCGTCGAGTCACGCCTTTGCCAACACGCTCGACCGGATGGTGACGCAAAATCGCGCCGCCCTCCGGCTTATGGAAGAAGACCGCTTCCCCGACCCAGAGGCGATTGATGAGTGGGTGGAGATGGATAGCGACGAGGCGTTCGACGAGACCCTTGGTGACGTCTCAGACGGCCATATCCCGCTTAGCGCCGTCAACGCCGACCCGGGACAACTCCGTGCCGACCTAGAGAATGACGTCGAGATCCTCGAACGCTGGCGTGACGGCGCACGCGAAGTTGAACGCGACGACGACGAGAAACTCCACGCTCTACGGAATGCACTTCAAGATGTCGTCACAGAGGCGCGTGAGGACGCCCAGTCGGAAGGCGTCGACGACGAGAGTGTTGAGTCGGCCTTCCGTCGCAACCGCAAGGTACTGCTGTTCTCGTACTATGAGGACACCGTCGACTGGATCTACGAGTATCTGGAAGAAGCCGTCGAGGATAGCGAAGAACTATCCTGTTACGAGGATCGAATCGCAGCCGTCAGTGGTGACGGATCGAAGTACGGCGTGACGCGAGAGAAAGCGGTTCACGGATTCGCGCCGAACTCCGGTGACGCACCCCCGGATGCGACTGACGAGTTCGACATCCTGATTTCGACGGACGTGCTCGCCCAGGGTGTCAATCTCCAAGAGGCACGTACCGTCATCAACTACGATCTTCCGTGGAATCCGATGCGTGTCGTCCAGCGGAACGGACGTATCGACCGCGTAAACTCGCCGCATTCGAAGATCTTCCCGTTCACGTTCTTCCCCGAGGACCGCCTTGACGATCTCCTTGAGCTGGAACACCGAGTCCGCCAGAAGCTCACGCAGGCGGCTCGATCGATCGGCGTAAGCGGCGGCGTGATCCCTGACATGGAGACGCTGAACCAGAACTTCGCGGAGCGCGTCGCGGACATCGGCTCGATCCAGGAGGAGGACAGGGACTTCTACGAGGAAGGCGGCGGAACTGCGGCCGCCTACTCCGGTGAAGAGTACCGTCAGGAACTTCGCAAAGGGCTGGAGACGCGAGAAGACCAGGTCACGTCGCTTCCGTGGGCGGCGGGCTCTGGCTTCGAGGGTGACACGCCGGGCTACTTCTTTTGCGCCCGGATTGGCGAGGAGGTGTTCATGCGGTTCCTCCCCGAGGAGATGGACGAGGAAGACGACGAGATCGTCCAAGACACGCTCACTTGTCTCAAGCGGATCGAGTGTACCGAGGAGACGGAGCGAACGCTTCCAGACTCGATGCGTGACCGCGTGTACGATGCGTGGGAAACGGCGCGGTCAGACATCTACAAGCAGTGGCAAGAGCAGACCGACCCGTTGAACGTGCAGCCCGACATCCGGCGGCTGTTCCGCGAGGTCGCCCAGCACCTACGGGAGAACTGGCCGGACGACATGACCCAAGATGAGCTTCAGGAGACGGTCGAGGCCGTCGAGGCTCCGTGGGGTCGTCGGTACGAGCGCGAGCTACGGGAGATATACGAGGACGATTCGCTTGCTCCGGTCGAGAAGTCCCGTCAACTCGTCGAGAAAGTCGAAGATCTGGGTCTCCAGCCGTTCGAGGCACCTGATCCACTCCCACCGATTCAGGAAGATGAGGTCAAGCTGATCTGCTGGATGGTCGTTGCACCCGAAGAAGACGAGGAGGAAAATGATCGACCACAGTTGATGTCCCAGGTTACGTTCAGCACATAG